From Paenibacillus sp. V4I7, one genomic window encodes:
- a CDS encoding phosphodiester glycosidase family protein: MKQWTRTIAGFLGLLMVVSLLLPYGSTRAAELPSYPYGQVLDHRQMELAPGAVYNWYDMKLVRGLEKVHTVEFDPSNPMLELQAGTKSGKVYGMQGVTQMAAYADQPGNRVIAGINGDFYDLSNHGMGVPNGLFMGEGKILNTPDVNNAVFVMNEDGTTKIGPTPKLTRTVTIGGVTSTITHINRYRADNQLVLYTNDYADSTKTTSLGDEVILDIVEGDVRSGQTMRLKVAEFRKDQGNSPLSPGKIVLSAHGAARSIIEGLQAGDEVTAAFELASGWGGAKVAMSGIMMIRDGVLLDNVQPSGVHPRTAIGTKADGKIVMMEVDGRAPSFSEGVETSELGQMMQNLGVTNAINLDGGGSSTFVARLPGELMFKMLNRGSDGGERATGNSLLLVNKAPEGSAAKLVVKPNLERVLAGSKIQLSVAAVDAAGHPAAFEGTPAWQVNPAIGSIDTNGVFTAGSTAGSAEIQVNAGGLAGTGEVEVVAELTELKFPDTEKAVESGSTVTVSVKALRNGQEIKADNGSFEWRVEGDIGTLSAAGVFSATTASGKSGKIYAKYGAVETSMTVNVGTPPYMLENFENGISRYLRTAGANYNKAIASVTTEDEYVRFGSAALKLEYDFIGKIGTTGAYLQTINRTNYLRIPGYPTKISLWVYGDNSGNWLRAQMRDKDGAGGATPINFTSETVGVNWKGWKYVEADVPTGLTPPLTLDLPVRLMTTSKNPPVKGAGAIYVDDIRAVYGPVNDDFEPPIIKNMTPAEGRTVNTNKPVIRAIGEDAGYDPQQHPGTTLIDPNKISFYVDDVLVPHTLYPPEGKISYTPEIPLADGIHKAMVKIRDLSGNRAEKEWTFNVDTGSSKFVFDTPAEVYAGNTHSLDIKGFRMEGISGGEISYAFDPAKVDSLQVVPGDKLSASQVQSNIDAAAGTVLVKLAGLQGVSLKDSDVLAHIRYRVKPTAEGSNVIAFRSGKISLASAPGASAVFFGLPIQSLIKYPLTLGWNTTGVVEGYPTEFSVTNESGEPVAGATVMADGVVVGITDEAGKLVTSTLTQSVKMYKLQAFKEPFYSSVMTFAVSKRTGSLTPYNVSATIGANPTTSHGFTWHTHPDAQGTEVEVSELVGFTDWSGTNVRKLTGTSELFVTYDIGTVRVHKALVENLNPGTEYVYRLGDGAGNYSSQGSFKTASTLEDTVKFLFFGDSQASDKAGYALWGATVDKAFEFMSDPDFIVHAGDLVDNGYKENEWNMWFEAAQRELMNTTLVATLGNHEVTGINGKSDFTNHFNQPGNGLESLKGTNFSFDYGEVHFVMLNSEEQYAEQKEWLRGDLAATDKKWKVVMFHRGPYGSIYDTEIVRREWTPVFDEFSVDLVLNGHDHIYLRTSMKNGASAALGKGTAYVTPGSTGPKFYGLTRRDWTQVIDEEMTQMYAAIEIVGDQLTFVTSTVGGREVDRFLLVKDSVPPVTTAVYGTTNASGWFKEDVTVQLVSTDNRGVKEIVYLLEGAMTQEETVVSGSAAAIPINQEGVTTIRYAAVDHSGNKEREQELVIRLDKTAPIVEVTGAGTYSVDQTITVACTASDSVSGVVYNPCTEPLVSMEAYKLGAGVHTLTVHAQDAAGNMAYVQVSYEVIVTLDGLSRLTKQLVEGPGAHGIVNALQEKLSKGNINAYINQVEALGREGKIKEAQVLIDFASML; encoded by the coding sequence ATGAAACAATGGACACGAACAATCGCGGGTTTCTTGGGTCTTCTCATGGTTGTTTCCTTATTATTGCCCTACGGATCGACGCGCGCGGCGGAGCTGCCCTCCTATCCTTATGGGCAAGTGTTGGACCACCGTCAAATGGAGCTCGCGCCTGGCGCGGTTTACAACTGGTATGACATGAAGCTGGTCAGAGGGCTTGAGAAAGTACATACCGTTGAGTTCGATCCGTCGAATCCGATGTTAGAGCTTCAGGCGGGCACGAAATCCGGCAAAGTGTACGGGATGCAAGGCGTTACGCAAATGGCAGCCTATGCGGATCAACCCGGCAACAGGGTAATTGCCGGCATTAACGGAGATTTCTACGATTTGAGCAATCATGGAATGGGTGTTCCGAATGGCTTGTTCATGGGCGAAGGCAAAATTCTGAACACGCCTGACGTCAACAATGCCGTGTTCGTCATGAATGAAGACGGCACGACAAAAATCGGTCCTACCCCCAAGCTGACGCGGACGGTAACGATCGGCGGCGTGACGAGTACGATTACGCATATTAACCGTTACCGCGCGGATAATCAGCTTGTCCTCTATACGAATGACTACGCCGATTCGACCAAGACTACATCACTGGGTGACGAAGTCATTCTGGACATTGTGGAAGGGGACGTCCGAAGCGGTCAGACGATGCGGCTCAAGGTGGCGGAATTCCGCAAGGATCAGGGGAATTCTCCGCTGTCGCCAGGCAAAATCGTTCTCTCGGCGCATGGCGCGGCACGGTCGATCATCGAGGGGCTGCAAGCTGGAGACGAAGTGACCGCGGCGTTCGAGCTGGCTAGCGGCTGGGGCGGCGCCAAAGTGGCGATGAGCGGAATAATGATGATTAGAGACGGCGTTCTGCTAGATAACGTTCAGCCATCCGGCGTTCATCCTCGCACGGCCATAGGCACGAAGGCAGACGGTAAGATCGTCATGATGGAAGTTGACGGAAGAGCGCCGAGCTTCAGCGAAGGCGTGGAAACAAGCGAGCTCGGCCAAATGATGCAAAACTTGGGCGTCACGAATGCGATCAATCTGGACGGCGGCGGCTCCTCTACCTTTGTTGCGCGGCTTCCAGGCGAATTGATGTTCAAAATGCTAAACCGCGGCTCCGATGGCGGAGAACGGGCGACCGGTAACTCGTTGCTGCTCGTCAACAAGGCGCCGGAAGGTTCGGCAGCGAAGCTCGTCGTGAAGCCGAATCTGGAGCGGGTACTGGCCGGCTCTAAGATTCAGCTTAGCGTCGCCGCGGTCGACGCAGCCGGACATCCGGCTGCGTTCGAAGGAACGCCGGCTTGGCAGGTTAATCCGGCGATCGGCTCGATCGATACGAACGGCGTGTTTACGGCAGGTTCGACAGCAGGCTCGGCGGAGATTCAAGTAAATGCCGGCGGTCTTGCGGGAACGGGCGAAGTCGAAGTGGTCGCGGAGCTGACAGAGCTGAAATTCCCGGATACGGAGAAAGCGGTTGAATCCGGATCCACGGTTACGGTGTCTGTTAAGGCGCTGCGCAACGGACAGGAAATCAAGGCCGACAATGGCAGCTTCGAGTGGCGCGTCGAAGGGGACATCGGAACGCTCAGCGCGGCCGGCGTCTTCAGCGCGACGACCGCCAGCGGCAAAAGCGGCAAAATTTACGCGAAGTACGGCGCAGTCGAGACGTCGATGACTGTGAACGTAGGAACGCCGCCTTATATGCTGGAAAACTTCGAGAACGGGATTTCCCGGTATTTGCGTACGGCTGGCGCTAATTACAACAAAGCGATCGCCAGTGTCACGACGGAAGACGAGTACGTACGATTCGGCAGCGCGGCGCTGAAGCTGGAATACGATTTTATCGGGAAAATCGGGACGACTGGAGCTTACTTGCAAACGATCAATCGGACGAACTACTTGAGGATTCCCGGCTATCCGACCAAGATCAGCTTGTGGGTGTACGGAGACAACAGCGGAAACTGGCTTCGTGCGCAAATGCGGGATAAGGACGGTGCTGGAGGCGCGACGCCGATCAACTTTACATCGGAAACGGTGGGTGTCAATTGGAAAGGCTGGAAGTATGTTGAAGCGGACGTGCCGACAGGTCTTACGCCTCCACTGACGCTGGATCTTCCCGTTCGCCTGATGACGACATCCAAAAATCCGCCAGTCAAGGGCGCGGGCGCCATCTACGTCGACGATATCCGGGCGGTTTACGGGCCGGTGAACGACGACTTCGAGCCACCGATCATTAAGAACATGACGCCGGCTGAAGGCAGAACGGTCAATACGAATAAACCGGTCATCCGGGCGATCGGCGAAGACGCCGGCTACGATCCGCAGCAGCATCCGGGAACGACGCTTATCGACCCTAACAAAATTTCGTTCTACGTCGATGACGTACTCGTTCCGCATACGCTGTATCCGCCGGAAGGAAAAATCAGCTACACGCCGGAAATTCCGCTTGCTGACGGTATCCACAAGGCCATGGTTAAGATTCGCGACCTATCAGGAAACCGGGCGGAGAAGGAATGGACGTTCAATGTGGATACGGGGTCTTCCAAGTTCGTGTTCGACACCCCGGCTGAAGTGTATGCGGGCAATACGCACAGCCTGGATATTAAAGGCTTTAGAATGGAAGGCATTAGCGGCGGTGAGATAAGTTACGCCTTCGATCCGGCCAAGGTTGACAGCCTGCAGGTCGTACCGGGCGACAAGCTGTCGGCAAGTCAGGTACAGTCGAATATTGACGCTGCGGCAGGAACAGTGCTCGTGAAGCTGGCGGGCCTGCAAGGCGTTTCGCTCAAAGACAGCGACGTGCTCGCGCACATCCGATACCGTGTGAAGCCAACGGCCGAGGGCAGCAATGTCATTGCGTTCCGTTCGGGTAAAATTTCATTGGCGTCCGCGCCGGGAGCGAGCGCTGTATTTTTTGGCTTGCCGATCCAGTCCTTGATCAAATATCCTCTGACGCTTGGATGGAACACAACCGGTGTTGTGGAGGGGTATCCGACCGAGTTCTCGGTAACGAATGAAAGCGGCGAGCCTGTCGCCGGCGCAACCGTCATGGCGGACGGTGTGGTTGTCGGCATCACGGACGAGGCAGGGAAGCTTGTGACGAGCACGCTTACCCAATCCGTCAAGATGTACAAGCTGCAAGCTTTTAAAGAACCGTTCTACAGCTCGGTCATGACGTTCGCCGTTTCGAAGCGGACCGGTTCGCTGACGCCGTACAACGTCAGTGCGACGATAGGAGCAAATCCTACAACGTCACACGGCTTTACGTGGCACACGCATCCGGATGCCCAGGGAACCGAAGTGGAAGTCTCGGAGCTGGTCGGATTTACGGACTGGAGCGGCACTAATGTACGGAAGCTTACGGGAACGTCCGAACTGTTCGTTACGTACGATATCGGCACCGTCCGAGTGCATAAGGCGCTCGTGGAAAATCTGAATCCCGGGACGGAGTATGTGTACCGGCTTGGCGACGGAGCTGGAAATTACAGTTCACAAGGTTCGTTCAAGACCGCTTCCACGCTGGAAGATACGGTGAAGTTCCTGTTCTTCGGCGACTCTCAAGCTTCGGATAAAGCCGGGTACGCCTTGTGGGGCGCGACGGTGGATAAGGCGTTCGAGTTCATGTCCGATCCCGATTTCATCGTGCATGCGGGCGACCTAGTCGACAACGGTTACAAGGAGAACGAATGGAACATGTGGTTCGAGGCGGCGCAGCGCGAGCTGATGAATACGACGCTCGTTGCGACACTCGGGAACCACGAAGTGACGGGAATAAACGGAAAGAGCGACTTTACGAACCATTTCAACCAGCCGGGCAACGGACTTGAGTCGCTCAAAGGAACTAATTTCTCGTTCGATTACGGCGAGGTCCATTTCGTCATGCTGAACAGCGAAGAACAATACGCGGAGCAGAAGGAATGGCTGAGAGGGGATCTCGCTGCGACCGACAAGAAATGGAAAGTGGTTATGTTCCACCGCGGCCCGTACGGCAGCATTTACGATACGGAAATCGTCCGCAGGGAATGGACTCCGGTGTTCGACGAGTTCAGCGTCGACCTCGTCTTGAACGGCCACGATCATATTTATTTGAGAACGTCGATGAAGAATGGCGCGTCTGCTGCTTTGGGCAAAGGTACCGCTTATGTCACCCCCGGCTCGACCGGTCCTAAGTTCTACGGCTTAACACGCAGAGATTGGACGCAAGTTATCGACGAGGAAATGACGCAAATGTACGCCGCGATTGAAATCGTTGGAGATCAGCTGACTTTCGTTACGAGTACCGTCGGCGGGCGCGAAGTCGACCGGTTCCTACTGGTGAAAGACAGCGTGCCCCCGGTAACGACGGCGGTTTACGGCACCACAAATGCGTCCGGCTGGTTCAAGGAGGACGTGACGGTTCAACTGGTGTCGACGGACAACCGGGGTGTCAAGGAAATCGTCTACCTTCTCGAGGGCGCTATGACACAGGAGGAAACGGTCGTAAGCGGCTCTGCTGCCGCGATTCCTATCAACCAGGAAGGCGTTACAACGATTCGGTACGCTGCTGTTGATCACAGCGGCAACAAGGAGCGGGAGCAGGAGCTTGTCATCCGGCTGGATAAAACGGCTCCGATTGTGGAAGTGACAGGAGCAGGCACTTACAGCGTTGACCAGACGATTACGGTGGCATGCACCGCCTCCGATTCGGTTTCCGGAGTCGTCTATAATCCGTGCACCGAACCGCTTGTCTCCATGGAAGCTTACAAACTCGGCGCGGGCGTCCATACGCTGACTGTGCATGCGCAGGATGCGGCGGGCAATATGGCATACGTACAAGTTTCCTACGAGGTGATTGTCACCTTGGACGGACTCAGCCGCCTGACCAAGCAGCTAGTGGAAGGGCCTGGAGCTCACGGTATCGTGAACGCTCTTCAAGAGAAGCTGAGTAAAGGAAATATTAACGCTTATATCAACCAGGTCGAAGCACTCGGAAGAGAAGGAAAGATCAAGGAAGCGCAAGTACTGATCGACTTCGCGAGCATGCTGTAA
- a CDS encoding class I SAM-dependent methyltransferase, which translates to MNSKNENKKLRESFEQAANIYQQARPDYPEELFDDLIYATNLNPGDRLLEVGCATGKATLPLAKRGFNITCIELGAELAAVARQNLVGMDIDIINGIFEDWQPEVENGFDLVFAATAWNWVDPEVRYMKAWEILRPGGHLAFWNADHVFPDGGDPFFREIQTVYYEIGEVKSVDNNDWPRPGELHVQRDEIEKSGLFEVVHIRHFDWERIYHVDEYIKLFETFSGHILMKEWKREKLFNEIRVRLNSRQEKSVRRHWGAVLHVARRKD; encoded by the coding sequence ATGAACTCGAAGAATGAAAATAAAAAATTACGCGAGTCATTTGAACAAGCCGCGAATATTTATCAGCAGGCACGTCCGGATTACCCGGAAGAATTGTTCGATGATTTAATCTATGCGACAAATTTGAATCCTGGTGATCGTTTGTTGGAAGTGGGTTGTGCTACAGGAAAGGCTACTCTTCCGTTAGCCAAGCGTGGATTTAATATCACGTGCATTGAACTTGGCGCTGAACTCGCTGCAGTTGCCCGTCAAAACCTTGTCGGAATGGATATTGACATAATCAACGGGATCTTCGAAGACTGGCAACCGGAAGTGGAGAATGGGTTTGATCTGGTATTCGCTGCAACCGCTTGGAATTGGGTTGATCCCGAAGTTCGGTACATGAAGGCATGGGAGATCCTTCGTCCCGGCGGACACCTGGCATTTTGGAACGCAGATCACGTTTTTCCAGACGGTGGAGACCCATTCTTCCGTGAAATTCAAACCGTTTACTATGAGATCGGCGAAGTTAAATCGGTAGACAATAACGATTGGCCGCGACCAGGGGAACTTCACGTGCAAAGAGATGAGATTGAGAAAAGCGGCCTTTTTGAGGTTGTTCACATACGACATTTTGATTGGGAGCGCATTTATCATGTTGACGAGTACATTAAACTCTTCGAAACCTTCTCCGGACACATACTTATGAAAGAATGGAAACGTGAAAAACTCTTCAACGAAATCCGAGTTCGCCTTAATAGTCGCCAAGAAAAGTCGGTTCGCCGCCACTGGGGCGCTGTTCTCCATGTCGCCCGTCGAAAAGATTGA
- a CDS encoding NAD(P)-dependent oxidoreductase yields the protein MNIFVTGGSGFVGKNLIRRLVSEGHNVWGLARSKKSVQLLEELQVQVVHGSLEDIPTWSQALQGIDVVVHCASIIEVWGEWNTFYTLVTKATENLLLAADKQHVGRFIYISSESVMQDRKPLLGVDETTICPKKPNSFYGQSKLLAEKTILAYTGNIHCVILRPTFIYGPGDSFSDMLQNMVASNKFTWVDHGKTLIERVHVDNVVEAIHLALQNGKDKGIYLITDGHAITARQLFTQRAEKMGITLPQKNIPGALASAFAYLTEFIWRLFHIKTAPPLTRFEVAFVSMPRQYRINKAIQELEYQPLKTSDHC from the coding sequence AGGGTCATAATGTATGGGGACTGGCCAGATCCAAAAAAAGTGTTCAGTTACTTGAAGAGCTGCAAGTCCAGGTTGTACATGGTTCTTTGGAAGATATACCAACATGGAGCCAAGCATTGCAAGGAATAGATGTCGTCGTACACTGCGCTTCCATTATTGAAGTATGGGGAGAGTGGAATACCTTTTATACCTTGGTGACAAAAGCTACAGAGAATCTCTTGCTGGCAGCTGACAAACAACATGTGGGACGCTTCATCTACATCAGCTCGGAATCTGTTATGCAAGATCGCAAGCCGCTGCTAGGTGTCGATGAGACCACTATTTGTCCCAAGAAACCAAATTCTTTTTATGGTCAATCCAAACTTCTGGCTGAAAAGACCATACTTGCCTATACAGGTAATATACATTGTGTCATTCTTCGCCCAACCTTTATCTATGGACCCGGCGATTCCTTCTCAGATATGCTTCAAAACATGGTTGCGAGCAACAAATTCACATGGGTTGATCACGGCAAAACCCTGATCGAACGTGTCCACGTTGATAATGTGGTGGAAGCTATTCACTTAGCTCTGCAAAATGGGAAAGATAAAGGCATCTATCTTATAACGGATGGTCACGCAATTACGGCTCGGCAATTATTTACGCAAAGAGCAGAAAAAATGGGGATAACTTTACCACAGAAAAATATTCCTGGAGCACTCGCCAGTGCTTTCGCTTACTTGACCGAATTTATTTGGCGACTTTTTCATATAAAAACAGCACCTCCTCTTACCCGCTTTGAAGTCGCGTTTGTATCGATGCCAAGGCAATATCGAATTAATAAAGCAATACAAGAATTGGAGTATCAGCCACTTAAAACTAGCGACCATTGTTGA
- a CDS encoding Ku protein: MRAMWRGTISFGLVNIPVSMYKASEEQKTSFRSLHASCQQPVQYKKWCPSCHREVQQQEIIRGYEYTPGNYITMTDEDMDKLPLPSLRTIEILHFTDQDSIDPIYYENAYYLGPAEFGGRSYKLLHAALRQTGMVAVAKISFRTSEHLAVLRLYRNCLVLNLIYYPTEIRAVREVPGLEGDGQFTESELQMAVQLINQISGVFRNDYRSNYEAALQQLIQAKIQNRAIEQPRISPVIDLMEALQQSLAAHRQPAVMVPDTPPVVFPTASMLPNGAHTTTSTAIPRRLR, encoded by the coding sequence ATGCGGGCAATGTGGCGAGGCACAATCAGCTTTGGGTTGGTGAATATTCCGGTTAGCATGTATAAAGCGTCGGAAGAACAAAAGACAAGTTTTCGTAGCTTGCATGCATCTTGTCAGCAGCCCGTACAGTACAAAAAATGGTGTCCCTCATGTCACCGCGAGGTTCAGCAGCAAGAGATCATACGAGGCTACGAGTATACTCCAGGGAATTACATTACGATGACGGACGAAGACATGGACAAGTTACCACTTCCTTCGTTAAGGACGATTGAAATTCTTCACTTTACGGACCAGGATAGCATAGATCCGATTTATTACGAAAATGCATATTACTTGGGACCGGCTGAATTCGGTGGCAGATCGTATAAACTTCTTCATGCTGCTTTGAGGCAAACGGGAATGGTCGCAGTAGCTAAGATCTCCTTTCGAACAAGTGAGCATTTGGCCGTCCTAAGATTGTATCGCAATTGTCTTGTGCTGAATCTCATTTATTATCCAACGGAAATACGAGCAGTGAGAGAAGTGCCTGGACTCGAAGGGGATGGGCAGTTTACCGAGTCCGAGCTTCAAATGGCCGTGCAATTAATCAACCAAATCAGCGGGGTTTTCCGAAACGATTATCGAAGCAACTATGAAGCTGCACTCCAACAGCTCATTCAAGCCAAGATTCAAAACAGGGCGATTGAGCAGCCTCGAATTTCCCCAGTCATTGACCTGATGGAAGCACTTCAACAAAGCTTAGCGGCTCACCGCCAACCAGCTGTGATGGTTCCTGATACTCCTCCTGTTGTTTTTCCTACAGCATCGATGCTTCCGAATGGAGCTCATACAACCACTTCAACAGCAATACCGAGACGGCTGAGATAA